From one Rosa rugosa chromosome 4, drRosRugo1.1, whole genome shotgun sequence genomic stretch:
- the LOC133745980 gene encoding phospholipase D gamma 1-like: MANPTYQESLSFGGPDHPQGQEVIPFESGTLKVLLHGSLVIWVKKAENLPDMESFRKHVGHAIAKLPGTRCKNIISSPYVTISLSNAVIGRTFVMSSTKNPVWEQHFDVPVAHYASRVNFVVKHSDVFGSKTIGFVGISAQQLYSGIKVEGTFPILDTTSGKSCMPGAVLSLSIQYTAIEKMAFYNRGVGLDPDHQGVPGTYFPVRKGGKVTLYQDAHVPDGCLPNFKLDGGLKYEHGNCWQDIFDAISQARRLIYIAGWSLHPKVRLLLNNNGSSDRTLGDLLKTKSQEGVKVLLLVWDDPTSIKGFKMEGLMHTNDEDARRFFKDSSVQFLLCPRSSVQSWGKKMEAGIVYTHHQKTVIVDADAGHFKRKIIAFVGGLDLCLGRYDTPEHSIFRTLRTVHKDDNRNPTFSKPVIGCPRQPWHDLHSKIDGPAAYDILTNFEQRWGMASKPHGLQKLKERGLQKLKLRGDDDDALPKIEKIPEILGMTEVPRLSEDDKEAWDIQVFRSIDSHSVQGFPEDTGEATRMNLVCGKNVLIDMSIHAAYVKAIRAAQHFIYIENQYFLGSSYNWKSDISDTGANNLIPMEIALKIANKIKANEKFSVYIVIPMWPEGDPNTMPLQRILLWQHKTMQMMYEMIYKALKEVGLENKYCPQDYLNFFCLGNREKPSGDAANNSSAANTPEVLTQNSRRFMIYVHSKGMIVDDEYVIVGSANINQRSMEGLRDTEIAMGAYQPHHTWARKLSSPHGKIYGYRMSLWAEHLGLVEECFNQPESLECVQRVRSLGEQNWSQYVADEVTEMKGHLLKYPVEVGPTGTVGPLPGCPTFPDVGGKILGSLGDIKMKSLSISSRGRSISLRGAIITT; the protein is encoded by the exons ATGGCTAATCCTACTTACCAGGAATCCTTGTCATTTGGAGGCCCAGACCATCCTCAAGGTCAAGAAGTTATTCCATTTGAGAGTGGAACCCTGAAGGTTTTGCTACATGGCTCCCTAGTCATATGGGTCAAGAAGGCCGAAAACCTTCCTGACATGGAGAGTTTTCGCAAGCATGTGGGGCATGCAATTGCGAAGTTGCCTGGGACGAGATGCAAAAATATAATCAGTTCTCCATATGTTACGATTTCTTTATCAAATGCTGTGATTGGGAGGACCTTTGTGATGAGTAGTACCAAGAACCCTGTGTGGGAGCAACATTTTGATGTTCCTGTTGCTCATTATGCTTCACGAGTGAACTTTGTTGTGAAACACAGTGATGTTTTCGGCTCTAAGACCATAGGTTTTGTTGGAATCTCAGCTCAACAGTTGTACTCTGGCATCAAAGTTGAGGGAACCTTCCCTATCCTTGACACTACCAGTGGTAAAAGCTGTATGCCTGGAGCTGTGTTGAGCTTGTCAATTCAGTATACCGCGATTGAAAAAATGGCATTTTATAATCGCGGAGTAGGTTTAGATCCTGATCATCAAGGGGTCCCTGGTACTTACTTTCCTGTTAGGAAAGGCGGTAAAGTTACTCTTTATCAAGATGCTCATGTTCCTGATGGTTGCCTCCCCAACTTCAAGCTTGACGGCGGTCTTAAGTATGAGCATGGAAATTGTTGGCAAGACATATTTGATGCAATAAGTCAGGCCCGCCGTTTGATATACATAGCTGGGTGGTCACTGCACCCCAAAGTCAGATTGCTTCTGAATAATAATGGTTCATCAGATCGCACATTGGGTGATCTGCTGAAGACCAAGTCACAGGAAGGTGTGAAAGTTCTGCTTCTTGTTTGGGATGATCCAACTTCTATTAAGGGATTTAAAATG GAAGGGCTCATGCATACCAATGATGAAGATGCTCGACGTTTCTTTAAGGACTCTTCAGTTCAATTTCTACTCTGCCCTCGATCATCAGTCCAAAGCTGGGGGAAAAAGATG GAAGCTGGAATAGTCTATACCCATCATCAGAAAACTGTAATTGTGGACGCTGATGCTGGTCATTTTAAAAGAAAGATCATTGCATTTGTTGGAGGTCTTGATTTGTGCTTGGGACGTTATGATACTCCGGAGCATTCTATATTTAGGACCTTACGTACAGTGCACAAGGATGACAATCGTAACCCGACTTTCTCG AAACCCGTTATTGGGTGTCCAAGGCAGCCATGGCATGATTTGCACAGTAAAATTGATGGTCCAGCTGCTTATGACATCCTCACCAATTTTGAGCAGCGTTGGGGGATGGCTTCAAAACCACATGGTCTTCAAAAACTAAAAGAACGAGGACTTCAAAAACTGAAATTACGaggagatgatgatgatgcattACCCAAGATTGAGAAAATTCCTGAAATTCTTGGGATGACAGAGGTTCCTCGCTTGAGTGAGGATGATAAAGAAGCTTGGGATATTCAG GTTTTCCGTTCAATTGATTCCCATTCAGTGCAAGGATTTCCCGAAGACACTGGAGAAGCTACAAGGATG AACCTTGTTTGTGGGAAAAATGTGCTGATAGACATGAGTATACATGCAGCATATGTAAAAGCAATCCGTGCGGCTCaacattttatttacatagaGAACCAGTACTTtcttggatcatcatataattggAAGTCAGACATTAGTGATACAG GTGCAAACAATTTGATACCGATGGAAATCGCTCTGAAAATAGCAAACAAAATCAAAGCAAATGAGAAGTTTTCTGTATATATTGTCATCCCCATGTGGCCAGAAGGTGATCCCAATACTATGCCTCTTCAAAGAATTCTCCTTTGGCAG CATAAAACAATGCAAATGATGTATGAAATGATTTACAAGGCTCTAAAGGAGGTTGGACTCGAAAATAAGTACTGTCCACAAGActatttgaatttcttttgccTCGGAAATCGTGAGAAACCAAGTGGAGATGCTGCAAATAATTCAAGTGCAGCAAACACTCCTGAA GTACTCACCCAGAATAGTCGGCGATTTATGATTTATGTCCATTCAAAAGGAATGATAGTGGATGATGAATACGTTATAGTGGGATCTGCAAATATCAATCAGCGATCCATGGAAGGTCTCCGAGATACTGAAATAGCAATGGGGGCTTATCAGCCTCATCATACTTGGGCGAGAAAACTCTCAAGTCCACACGGAAAG ATATATGGATACAGAATGTCACTGTGGGCAGAGCATTTAGgacttgttgaagaatgtttCAATCAGCCAGAGAGTCTTGAATGTGTTCAAAGGGTAAGGTCTTTGGGTGAGCAGAACTGGAGTCAATACGTGGCCGACGAGGTTACAGAAATGAAGGGTCACCTCCTCAAGTATCCTGTTGAAGTTGGTCCAACGGGCACGGTGGGGCCTCTTCCGGGGTGTCCAACATTTCCAGACGTTGGTGGCAAAATATTGGGGAGTCTCGGCGACATAAAAATGAAGAGTCTGAGTATCAGTAGCAGGGGGAGGTCAATATCACTTAGAGGCGCCATCATCACCACCTGA